A single region of the candidate division KSB1 bacterium genome encodes:
- a CDS encoding serine hydrolase, with protein sequence MKFKNHLFLLILLGAGLRCAFTKPNDFPNKKWQQYIVPEEAGFSSEELERARQKFEESEAAGVLVIYDGQVLVSWGDTARRFRCASVRKSFMNALYGIYVGKEKIDLTETLADLKIDDVQSLTAQEKQAKVVDLLTARSGIFHPAAYSPRNMAKNLPQRGSHAPGTFWYYNNWDFNTLATIFEQETQRVVFETFKEDIADQIQMEDFELRHTHYRFEDKSQHPAYLFRMTARDMARFGLLYLNNGRWNGKQIIPEEWVAESTKPFSTELGRFSERGSFGYLWWVSQLRGQRMYFASGSGGQRICVLPDANLVFVHVVNSYDNNNVRHGDIMSLLGLILDAKEGEPKSKPSLVGYKPPETDQPKAVKVNDEILSKYVGSYRHRFLGKLIIRAGDKFLIMETGIGKFKLFPMSESEFFPEDIETPVHFQKAGEENQQNTAVSMLNINRKVEKVVFYY encoded by the coding sequence ATGAAATTCAAAAACCATTTGTTCTTGTTAATTCTGTTAGGGGCTGGCTTAAGGTGTGCATTTACTAAACCAAACGATTTCCCGAACAAAAAATGGCAGCAATACATTGTACCGGAAGAAGCCGGTTTTTCTTCAGAAGAACTCGAACGCGCAAGGCAGAAATTTGAAGAAAGTGAGGCCGCAGGAGTGCTTGTGATCTATGACGGCCAGGTTTTGGTTTCCTGGGGAGATACCGCGCGCAGATTCAGGTGTGCTTCGGTTCGCAAAAGCTTCATGAATGCTCTTTATGGAATTTATGTGGGAAAAGAAAAAATAGACCTGACCGAAACGCTTGCAGATTTAAAAATCGATGATGTACAAAGCCTGACCGCACAGGAAAAACAAGCCAAAGTCGTCGACCTTTTAACTGCTAGATCCGGAATATTTCACCCGGCTGCCTACTCTCCGAGAAATATGGCGAAAAACCTTCCTCAGCGTGGCAGTCATGCACCGGGGACTTTTTGGTACTACAATAATTGGGATTTCAATACACTGGCAACTATTTTTGAACAGGAGACCCAAAGGGTTGTATTTGAAACTTTCAAGGAGGATATTGCGGATCAGATACAAATGGAAGATTTTGAGCTTCGGCACACTCACTATCGATTTGAAGATAAATCTCAGCACCCGGCTTATCTTTTTAGAATGACGGCGCGCGACATGGCCCGGTTTGGTCTGCTTTATCTTAACAACGGTCGTTGGAACGGCAAGCAGATCATTCCTGAAGAATGGGTTGCTGAAAGCACAAAACCTTTTTCAACGGAGCTTGGAAGATTCAGCGAACGAGGAAGTTTCGGCTATTTGTGGTGGGTTTCTCAATTAAGGGGACAAAGAATGTATTTTGCAAGTGGCAGCGGCGGGCAAAGGATTTGTGTGCTGCCGGACGCAAATCTGGTTTTTGTGCACGTGGTCAATAGTTACGATAACAACAATGTGCGTCATGGAGACATCATGAGCCTTCTCGGTTTAATCTTGGATGCAAAGGAAGGTGAGCCAAAATCCAAGCCAAGTCTCGTCGGTTACAAACCGCCTGAAACAGACCAACCAAAAGCAGTTAAGGTGAACGATGAAATTTTGAGCAAATACGTTGGTAGTTATCGTCATCGCTTCTTGGGCAAATTGATAATTCGCGCTGGTGATAAATTTCTGATCATGGAAACCGGCATCGGCAAATTTAAATTATTTCCGATGAGCGAAAGTGAGTTCTTCCCGGAAGATATTGAAACACCGGTTCATTTTCAAAAAGCCGGCGAAGAGAACCAGCAAAATACCGCGGTATCTATGCTGAATATAAACCGTAAAGTAGAGAAAGTGGTATTCTATTATTAA
- a CDS encoding S9 family peptidase: protein AIAHIRGGQEMGRQWYDDGKLFKKKNTFTDFIDCGKYLVKEKYTNSDKLFCYGGSAGGLLIGAVINMAPELFHGAAAAVPFVDVVTTMLDDSIPLTTSEYDEWGNPNEKDSYDYMLSYSPYDQVEAKNYPHLLVTTGLHDSQVQYWEPAKWVAKLRTLKTGNNRLLLKTNMEAGHGGASGRFKRYKEIAFRYAFFLDLAGKNKTKQGTN from the coding sequence TTGCCATCGCTCACATTCGCGGCGGGCAGGAAATGGGACGCCAATGGTACGATGACGGCAAACTCTTTAAAAAGAAAAACACCTTTACCGATTTTATCGATTGCGGAAAATATTTGGTTAAAGAGAAATACACTAACTCTGACAAGTTATTCTGCTATGGCGGCAGCGCCGGTGGTCTGCTAATCGGCGCGGTGATCAATATGGCTCCGGAGCTGTTCCATGGGGCGGCGGCCGCGGTTCCATTTGTCGATGTGGTGACAACCATGCTGGATGACAGCATTCCTCTTACAACAAGCGAGTACGACGAGTGGGGCAATCCCAACGAAAAAGATTCCTACGATTATATGTTATCCTATTCTCCCTACGATCAAGTTGAAGCGAAAAACTACCCCCATTTGCTGGTTACGACCGGATTGCATGATTCGCAGGTCCAGTACTGGGAACCGGCGAAATGGGTGGCAAAACTGCGCACGCTGAAAACCGGCAACAACCGTCTGCTTCTGAAAACGAATATGGAAGCAGGTCACGGCGGCGCATCAGGAAGGTTTAAGCGTTACAAGGAAATTGCTTTTAGATATGCGTTTTTTCTGGATCTTGCAGGGAAAAATAAAACGAAACAAGGTACAAACTAA